In the Leishmania panamensis strain MHOM/PA/94/PSC-1 chromosome 30 sequence genome, one interval contains:
- a CDS encoding intraflagellar transport (IFT) protein, putative (TriTrypDB/GeneDB-style sysID: LpmP.30.1960), producing the protein MDDDRLIMFDSSGAIRMYDPEKYEELVKTVEVERHYVERMDEFRALVQRTMAVVQRLGEGIEAEKLRAIGFRNIVESEAEERFRAVQEAQIRLREKQMELDRYVAEYDSLKIVEQEQQTFFQHLSQAKD; encoded by the coding sequence ATGGACGATGATCGACTCATCATGTTCGATAGCAGCGGTGCTATTCGCATGTACGACCCTGAAAAATATGAGGAGCTTGTGAAGACTGTCGAGGTAGAGCGGCACTACGTGGAGAGGATGGATGAGTTTCGCGCACTCGTGCAGCGCACAATGGCGGTTGTCCAGCGACTCGGCGAAGGAATCGAGGCTGAGAAACTGAGGGCCATCGGTTTCCGAAACATCGTTGAAAGTGAGGCCGAGGAGCGTTTCCGCGCTGTCCAAGAGGCCCAGATACGGCTGCGGGAGAAGCAGATGGAGCTGGACCGCTACGTCGCGGAGTACGACTCTCTGAAGATAGTCGAGCAGGAGCAACAGACCTTCTTCCAGCATCTTAGCCAAGCCAAGGATTAA